From a region of the Clupea harengus chromosome 9, Ch_v2.0.2, whole genome shotgun sequence genome:
- the LOC105903176 gene encoding uncharacterized protein LOC105903176 codes for MWAENDFPPPGQLLLASLDVPGDDKVYTMYHGTSKEVAALIMKTGFKQSSDGMLGQGVYLSRDLQKASRYPLELPESQRVVIKVRVNVGKVVAINRQGHPLQKTWHYNGYNTAWCPPNCGMVRSGLEEDCVWDPKRITIIKVISPNMGEYPRLASFDAPGDNRVYTMYHGTSKQAAAIILKTGFKQSSGGMLGQGVYLSRDLQKARAYPLGLLESQRAVLKVRVNVGKVIAINRQGHPLQKSWHYHGYNTAWCPPNCGMVPSGLEEDCVWDPNRIVIIDVIYPNMGAGGGYGAPSGYYR; via the exons ATGTGGGCAGAAAATGACTTTCCTCCACCAGGTCAGCTTCTCCTCGCCAGCTTGGATGTGCCAGGTGATGATAAAGTCTACACCATGTACCATGGCACATCAAAAGAAGTTGCTGCCCTCATTATGAAAACAGGCTTCAAGCAGTCCAGTGATGGTATGCTGGGACAGGGAGTCTACCTCAGCCGGGATCTGCAGAAGGCCAGCAGGTATCCTCTGGAACTGCCTGAGTCACAGAGAGTCGTCATCAAAGTGAGAGTGAATGTTGGCAAGGTTGTAGCAATTAACCGCCAAGGACACCCTCTGCAGAAGACTTGGCATTATAACGGGTACAACACAGCCTGGTGCCCTCCGAACTGTGGTATGGTTCGCAGTGGTCTGGAAGAGGACTGCGTGTGGGATCCCAAACGGATTACCATCATTAAAGTCATTTCCCCAAAcatgg GTGAATAT CCTCGCCTCGCCAGCTTTGATGCACCAGGTGATAACAGAGTCTACACCATGTACCATGGCACATCAAAGCAAGCTGCTGCCATTATTTTGAAAACAGGCTTTAAGCAGTCCAGTGGTGGTATGCTGGGACAGGGAGTCTACCTCAGCCGGGATCTGCAGAAGGCCAGAGCGTACCCTCTGGGACTGCTTGAGTCACAGAGAGCCGTCCTCAAAGTGAGAGTGAATGTTGGCAAGGTTATAGCAATTAACCGCCAAGGACACCCCCTGCAGAAGAGTTGGCATTATCACGGATACAACACGGCCTGGTGCCCTCCGAACTGTGGTATGGTTCCCAGTGGTCTGGAAGAGGACTGCGTGTGGGATCCCAATCGGATTGTCATTATTGACGTAATTTACCCAAACATGGGTGCAGGTGGAGGGTATGGAGCTCCAAGTGGCTACTACCGCTGA